Proteins co-encoded in one Dehalogenimonas sp. WBC-2 genomic window:
- the hoxF gene encoding NAD-reducing hydrogenase subunit HoxF: MALKTTTSTRLNSVAELEKLRSEINSAAGKNQRLITVCCGTGCLAYGGAKVAQAFKDEIKSRGIEDKVAVKTTGCHGFCERGPLVVIRPENILYQRVKPADVAEVIDSTIEQGKVVERLLYTLPGSKERVTYEHDVPFYKKQMRLVFGANGYIDPTIVEDYIGAGGFTALSKSLFDMTPQDVIDQVKKSGLRGRGGGGFATGAKWESTREAHGDTKYLICNCDEGDPGAFMDRSLMEGNPYAILEGMVIAAYAVGSHVGYIYIRNEYPVAVKHAEMAIDKAEAMGLLGKNILGSGFDFDIKINRGGGAFVCGESTALMASLEGRVGEPRAKYIHTSERGLWDQPTVLNNVETLANVPLIINRGADWYSSIGTANSKGTKIFSLVGKVNNTGLIEVPMGITLREIIYDIGGGIPKNKKFKAVQTGGPSGGCLPDSMLDLPVDFDELTRAGSMMGSGAMIVMDEDNCMVDIARYFVSFLEGESCGKCVPCREGLKRMNQILGRIIDGKGREGDIELLEDLSETLTWGALCGLGGGAANPVMSTIRYFRHEYEAHIKEKRCPAGVCKPLITYSIIEANCPGCNLCIKPCPVNAITSQGKKMPVILDQSKCTKCGACFDVCRLNAVEVK, encoded by the coding sequence ATGGCACTAAAAACAACCACATCTACACGGCTCAATTCTGTGGCTGAACTGGAAAAACTGCGCTCGGAGATCAATTCGGCGGCCGGTAAAAACCAGCGCCTGATTACCGTGTGCTGCGGCACGGGTTGTCTGGCTTACGGCGGTGCCAAGGTCGCCCAGGCCTTTAAGGATGAGATCAAATCACGGGGTATTGAAGATAAAGTAGCCGTCAAGACCACCGGCTGTCATGGATTCTGTGAACGCGGCCCCTTGGTCGTTATACGGCCGGAGAACATCCTGTACCAACGGGTAAAACCAGCTGATGTCGCGGAAGTGATTGACAGCACCATTGAGCAGGGCAAAGTGGTTGAAAGGCTGCTTTATACCTTGCCCGGCTCCAAAGAACGCGTCACTTATGAACATGATGTGCCGTTCTACAAGAAACAGATGCGTCTGGTTTTCGGCGCTAACGGTTATATTGACCCCACCATTGTTGAAGATTATATCGGTGCCGGTGGATTCACCGCCCTGTCTAAATCGCTTTTTGATATGACTCCACAGGATGTTATTGACCAGGTAAAGAAGTCAGGATTACGCGGACGTGGCGGCGGCGGCTTCGCCACCGGAGCCAAATGGGAAAGCACTAGAGAAGCCCATGGTGATACCAAATACCTCATCTGTAACTGTGATGAGGGAGATCCAGGTGCTTTCATGGATCGCTCTCTGATGGAAGGCAACCCCTACGCTATTCTTGAAGGCATGGTCATCGCCGCCTACGCCGTTGGCTCTCATGTAGGTTATATCTATATTCGCAATGAGTACCCCGTCGCTGTCAAGCATGCTGAGATGGCAATCGACAAGGCCGAAGCTATGGGACTGTTAGGAAAAAATATCCTTGGTTCCGGCTTTGATTTTGATATTAAGATTAACCGGGGTGGCGGCGCCTTTGTCTGCGGTGAATCCACTGCTTTGATGGCCTCGCTTGAAGGCCGGGTCGGTGAACCCAGAGCCAAATATATTCATACCTCTGAACGCGGTCTTTGGGACCAGCCGACAGTGCTCAACAATGTTGAGACTCTGGCCAATGTGCCGCTGATTATCAACCGCGGTGCTGACTGGTACAGTTCCATCGGCACGGCTAACAGCAAAGGCACCAAGATCTTTTCGCTGGTCGGCAAGGTGAACAATACCGGGCTCATTGAGGTGCCGATGGGCATCACCCTCCGGGAAATTATCTATGATATCGGTGGCGGCATACCCAAGAATAAAAAATTCAAAGCTGTTCAGACCGGCGGTCCTTCGGGGGGCTGTCTGCCGGACAGTATGCTTGATCTGCCGGTTGATTTTGATGAACTGACCCGCGCCGGTTCAATGATGGGCTCCGGCGCTATGATCGTCATGGATGAAGATAACTGCATGGTGGACATCGCCCGCTATTTCGTCTCCTTCCTTGAAGGGGAATCCTGCGGAAAATGCGTGCCCTGTCGTGAAGGTCTAAAACGCATGAACCAGATTTTAGGCCGGATCATTGACGGTAAGGGCAGAGAAGGTGACATTGAACTGTTGGAAGACCTGTCAGAGACCCTGACCTGGGGTGCGCTGTGCGGTCTGGGCGGTGGTGCTGCCAATCCGGTCATGTCCACCATCCGCTATTTCCGGCATGAATATGAGGCTCACATCAAAGAAAAACGCTGCCCGGCTGGTGTTTGTAAACCTTTGATCACTTATTCAATCATTGAGGCTAATTGTCCCGGCTGTAATCTGTGTATAAAACCCTGCCCGGTTAACGCCATTACTTCACAAGGCAAGAAAATGCCGGTCATACTGGATCAGAGTAAATGTACCAAGTGCGGTGCCTGTTTTGATGTCTGCCGCCTTAATGCCGTGGAGGTTAAATAG
- a CDS encoding [Fe] hydrogenase HymA subunit putative, which produces MTVTTKTPAEVVNNVLAKYDRDASMLVGILQDIQLELNYLPKESLVMVSEGLNLPLSRVYSVATFFKAFSLKPRGRHGIHVCMGTACHVRGAEKVLDKLETEMCLCAGETSADMKFTLETVNCVGACALGPVVVVDGEYVGQVSTDKVKSILESCK; this is translated from the coding sequence ATGACCGTCACCACCAAAACCCCGGCTGAAGTGGTCAACAATGTCTTAGCCAAATATGACCGGGACGCCAGTATGCTGGTAGGCATTTTGCAGGATATTCAGCTTGAATTGAATTATCTGCCCAAAGAATCACTGGTAATGGTCAGTGAAGGTTTGAATCTTCCTTTGAGCCGGGTTTATAGCGTGGCCACCTTTTTTAAGGCTTTTAGCCTGAAACCACGTGGCCGCCACGGCATACATGTCTGTATGGGCACCGCCTGTCATGTACGCGGCGCCGAGAAAGTCCTGGATAAACTGGAAACTGAGATGTGTCTTTGTGCCGGTGAAACCTCGGCTGATATGAAATTCACACTGGAAACAGTCAACTGTGTCGGTGCCTGCGCGCTGGGGCCTGTAGTCGTTGTTGACGGTGAGTACGTCGGCCAGGTGTCCACCGATAAAGTGAAATCAATACTGGAGAGCTGTAAATAG
- a CDS encoding pyruvate:ferredoxin oxidoreductase beta subunit, with amino-acid sequence MQNLGIYASRLVTKEENFVPGHRACIGCGEALAVRLAAKAFGHNTIVVNATGCMEIVASQLPYTSWKLPWIHTLFENSAAVASGVEAGLRAQMRKGKLPQEDINVVAIAGDGATFDIGLQALSGAMERGHNFTYLCFDNEAYMNTGIQRSSATPFGASTTTSPAGKVQAGQSSWKKNMPEIAVAHNIPYVATACPSYPFDLIEKVKKGLAVKGPAYIHIMSVCPTGWRCDTEITIMLGRLAVETGIFPLYEVENGKYKMSLVPEKLKPIDDYMKLQRRFRHIKPDVLQQIQTRVVAEYEKLLEKAV; translated from the coding sequence ATGCAGAATTTAGGTATTTACGCCTCGCGTCTGGTTACTAAAGAGGAGAATTTTGTTCCCGGCCACCGTGCCTGTATCGGCTGCGGAGAAGCCTTGGCGGTCAGGCTGGCGGCTAAGGCTTTCGGGCATAATACCATTGTGGTTAACGCCACCGGCTGCATGGAGATTGTGGCTTCACAACTGCCATACACCTCATGGAAATTGCCGTGGATCCATACCCTGTTTGAGAATAGTGCCGCCGTGGCTTCCGGTGTCGAAGCTGGATTGCGGGCTCAGATGCGCAAGGGCAAACTGCCTCAGGAAGACATTAATGTCGTTGCCATTGCCGGTGATGGAGCTACTTTTGACATCGGTCTGCAGGCACTGTCCGGAGCCATGGAACGCGGCCACAATTTTACCTACCTCTGCTTCGACAATGAAGCTTACATGAATACCGGAATTCAGCGCTCCTCCGCCACCCCTTTCGGCGCCTCAACCACCACTTCACCGGCCGGAAAAGTCCAGGCCGGACAGAGTTCATGGAAAAAGAATATGCCGGAAATTGCGGTAGCCCACAATATTCCTTACGTGGCTACCGCCTGTCCCAGTTACCCTTTTGATCTGATAGAGAAAGTTAAAAAAGGGCTGGCGGTAAAGGGCCCGGCCTATATTCATATCATGTCAGTCTGTCCCACCGGCTGGCGCTGTGACACTGAGATTACCATTATGCTGGGACGTTTGGCAGTTGAGACCGGTATCTTCCCGCTATATGAAGTCGAGAACGGCAAGTATAAGATGAGTCTGGTGCCGGAGAAACTCAAGCCCATTGATGATTACATGAAGTTGCAGCGCCGCTTCCGGCATATTAAACCAGATGTACTACAGCAGATTCAGACCAGAGTGGTTGCAGAATATGAGAAATTATTGGAGAAAGCGGTATGA
- a CDS encoding pyruvate:ferredoxin oxidoreductase alpha subunit, with protein MTTRVGIEVSIALADAVKLANVDVIAAYPITPQTHIVEHLAELVAEGELDAEYIPVESEHSAMSACLGSSAAGARTFTATAGQGLELMHEVLYVASGMRLPMVMAVANRALSAPLSVWGDHSDAMAVRDTGWIQIFTENGQEVVDHIICAFKITEHHKVLLPVMVHLDGFNLSHVIEPIEMPEEKDVCEFLPATKYPMTLHPSRPVAMGDFAPPVVFSEAKWAQEQAMLNVKDIILEIWDEFSQKFGRSYKPVECYKCEGAKTLLFTMGSFSETAMTAVDKLRESGVDIGLIRLRLWRPFPFEEFRAALKGVETLLVLDRCISSGGPGGPVASEIKAALYNEIHKPKIVSFIGGLGGRDITVSGFEKMVIDGMEIASTGQEQEYEIVGVRG; from the coding sequence ATGACGACAAGAGTGGGGATTGAAGTATCCATAGCTTTGGCCGATGCCGTAAAACTGGCCAATGTTGATGTTATTGCTGCCTATCCTATTACCCCCCAAACACACATCGTGGAACATCTGGCAGAGCTGGTGGCCGAAGGCGAACTTGATGCTGAATACATTCCGGTTGAATCGGAACATTCGGCCATGAGCGCCTGCCTCGGCTCTTCAGCGGCCGGGGCCCGCACCTTTACGGCCACCGCAGGCCAGGGTCTGGAGTTGATGCATGAAGTATTGTATGTTGCTTCGGGTATGAGACTACCCATGGTGATGGCCGTGGCTAACCGCGCACTTTCGGCACCTCTATCTGTCTGGGGTGATCATTCCGACGCTATGGCGGTGCGGGATACCGGCTGGATCCAAATCTTTACTGAAAACGGCCAGGAAGTGGTAGACCATATCATCTGTGCTTTTAAGATTACGGAGCATCATAAAGTATTGCTGCCGGTTATGGTGCATCTGGACGGCTTCAATCTATCTCATGTTATTGAGCCTATTGAGATGCCGGAAGAAAAGGACGTTTGTGAATTTCTGCCTGCCACTAAATACCCCATGACGCTACATCCATCCAGGCCGGTTGCCATGGGTGATTTTGCGCCGCCGGTGGTCTTTAGTGAGGCCAAATGGGCCCAGGAACAGGCCATGTTGAATGTTAAAGATATCATTCTGGAAATATGGGATGAATTTTCCCAAAAGTTCGGCCGCAGCTATAAACCGGTGGAATGTTACAAGTGCGAAGGCGCCAAAACGCTGCTGTTCACCATGGGCAGCTTTTCCGAGACCGCTATGACCGCGGTTGACAAGCTTCGTGAGTCAGGTGTTGATATCGGATTGATCCGGCTTCGGTTGTGGCGGCCATTCCCGTTTGAAGAGTTCAGAGCGGCCTTAAAAGGTGTGGAGACTTTGCTGGTGCTGGATCGCTGCATCTCTTCCGGCGGACCTGGCGGTCCGGTAGCTTCGGAGATTAAAGCAGCTTTATACAATGAAATTCATAAGCCTAAAATAGTCAGCTTTATCGGAGGTTTGGGTGGCAGGGATATTACCGTCAGCGGCTTTGAGAAGATGGTTATTGACGGTATGGAGATAGCCAGTACCGGCCAGGAACAGGAATATGAGATCGTGGGGGTGAGGGGATAA
- a CDS encoding pyruvate:ferredoxin oxidoreductase delta subunit codes for MAKPENELTWQEIEIGAAVTEPGNAAIYRTGDWRSQKPTYDFSRCLKCGICFVFCPEGCIRQNQRGFYEADFYYCKGCGICSYECPTRVIAMREEEEK; via the coding sequence TTGGCTAAACCTGAAAATGAACTCACCTGGCAGGAAATTGAAATCGGCGCTGCCGTAACAGAGCCGGGTAACGCCGCAATTTACCGTACCGGTGACTGGCGTTCGCAGAAACCCACCTATGATTTTTCCAGATGTCTGAAATGCGGTATCTGCTTTGTCTTTTGTCCCGAGGGTTGCATACGGCAGAACCAGCGGGGTTTTTATGAAGCCGACTTTTATTATTGTAAGGGCTGCGGGATTTGCTCTTATGAGTGTCCTACCAGGGTCATAGCTATGCGGGAAGAGGAGGAGAAGTAA
- a CDS encoding pyruvate:ferredoxin oxidoreductase gamma subunit translates to MAQAAIAEGKYAQGFPSFGPERRGAPVMAFNRVSSTHPIRNRAGILEPDVVVVLDPSLVEIGNVTSGLKNGGIIIINTTKAIDSFSHLSEKWQVAVIDANRIAREELGVPIVNTTMLGALIKATGIIELESMNEPLKARFGRLAEKNLKALKRAFGETQVKELETVG, encoded by the coding sequence GTGGCTCAGGCAGCCATCGCTGAGGGAAAATACGCTCAGGGATTTCCCAGTTTCGGGCCGGAACGCCGCGGCGCACCGGTCATGGCCTTCAACCGTGTCAGCAGCACCCACCCTATTCGTAATCGTGCGGGGATCCTTGAGCCGGATGTGGTGGTCGTTCTTGACCCCAGTCTTGTTGAGATCGGCAACGTGACTTCAGGCCTTAAAAATGGCGGCATTATCATTATCAATACTACCAAAGCTATTGATTCCTTCTCACACCTTAGCGAGAAATGGCAGGTAGCAGTCATTGACGCCAACCGTATTGCTCGTGAGGAACTTGGTGTCCCCATTGTAAATACCACTATGCTTGGTGCCTTGATCAAGGCTACCGGAATCATTGAACTGGAATCGATGAATGAACCGTTAAAGGCTCGTTTCGGCCGTCTGGCTGAAAAGAATCTTAAAGCTTTAAAACGCGCTTTTGGAGAGACTCAGGTAAAGGAGCTTGAAACTGTTGGCTAA
- a CDS encoding Na+/H+ antiporter — protein METELIYFKLILTFGLVLLAARLGGEIAERYLKQPAVIGELAAGIIISPFLLGGLLNDPVILNFASISGHFVEGGLEVEDFNPLQIVSEIAVIALLFVAGLETDVRAFVKNAFTGALVAIGGVIVPFILGYFAAMYFFPDIGTVGWLFTGAVLTATSIGITVRILMDMGKLGTREGTIILVAAVIDDIIGLVILSIVISMAKTGELSAGSALITGVIGFAVWAGILFLGYYGHKYISRFLLTPFKDSGLMPITALIIGVLISYGVTLVGLHPVVGAYVAGLMFAATAEREEIIHQTRPIMLFLAPFFFAYLGMQVDLGEIAVVIVPALVIIVLAIAGKIVGCYIPARLVGKCGNRGSLIIGMGMVPRGEVGLIVAGAGLLVGAISRDIFGVAVAVSLVTTLVAPSLLKPFFKKSSMAPSEVLPPPH, from the coding sequence ATGGAAACCGAGCTGATTTATTTCAAGTTAATCTTAACATTCGGCTTGGTGTTGTTAGCTGCCAGATTGGGTGGCGAAATCGCGGAACGCTATTTAAAACAACCGGCGGTGATTGGTGAACTGGCCGCCGGTATTATCATATCCCCCTTCCTCTTGGGCGGCTTGCTTAATGATCCTGTGATACTAAATTTTGCCAGTATCAGCGGCCATTTTGTTGAGGGCGGACTTGAAGTTGAAGACTTCAACCCTTTGCAGATAGTGTCAGAAATAGCTGTGATCGCCTTACTGTTTGTGGCCGGGCTTGAGACTGACGTCAGGGCATTTGTAAAAAATGCCTTTACCGGAGCGCTGGTAGCCATCGGCGGTGTGATAGTGCCTTTCATATTAGGCTATTTTGCCGCCATGTATTTCTTCCCCGATATCGGAACTGTCGGCTGGCTGTTCACCGGCGCTGTTCTGACCGCAACCAGCATCGGCATTACGGTGCGTATATTGATGGACATGGGTAAACTGGGTACTCGTGAAGGCACGATTATACTTGTCGCCGCTGTCATAGACGACATCATTGGTCTGGTGATTCTTTCCATCGTCATATCTATGGCCAAAACGGGTGAACTTTCAGCAGGCAGCGCCCTGATTACCGGCGTGATTGGGTTTGCCGTATGGGCAGGTATTTTATTCCTCGGTTATTACGGTCACAAATATATTTCACGTTTTTTACTTACGCCGTTCAAAGATTCCGGTTTGATGCCGATTACCGCGCTTATCATTGGCGTGTTGATTTCATATGGAGTGACGCTGGTGGGGTTGCATCCGGTAGTCGGTGCTTATGTGGCCGGGCTGATGTTTGCCGCTACCGCTGAGCGTGAAGAAATCATCCATCAAACCAGACCTATCATGCTCTTCCTGGCGCCTTTCTTCTTTGCCTATCTGGGCATGCAGGTGGATCTGGGTGAGATCGCCGTGGTCATCGTGCCGGCGCTGGTGATTATTGTGCTGGCCATTGCGGGAAAGATTGTCGGTTGTTACATCCCCGCCCGTCTGGTCGGCAAATGTGGTAACCGCGGCAGCCTTATTATCGGCATGGGTATGGTGCCGCGCGGCGAAGTAGGCCTGATCGTTGCTGGTGCCGGTCTTTTAGTTGGCGCTATTAGCCGTGATATCTTTGGTGTTGCCGTTGCCGTGAGTCTGGTCACTACTCTTGTGGCACCTTCATTGCTCAAACCATTCTTTAAAAAATCCTCAATGGCGCCCTCAGAAGTCTTGCCACCGCCTCACTAA
- a CDS encoding endonuclease-like protein (putative endonuclease containing a uri domain) — MKDKPLNQEWFFYVVRCSDDTLYSGITTNLENRVKKHNQGSGAKYTSGRRPVTLVYSENCADISAARIRESQVKNLSRSQKTHLINGL, encoded by the coding sequence ATGAAAGACAAACCCTTAAATCAGGAATGGTTTTTTTATGTGGTAAGATGTTCAGATGACACGCTATACTCTGGAATCACCACTAACCTCGAAAACCGGGTAAAAAAGCACAATCAAGGTTCAGGAGCCAAATATACATCGGGGCGCAGGCCGGTGACTCTGGTGTACAGTGAAAACTGCGCCGATATATCCGCCGCCAGGATAAGAGAATCACAGGTTAAAAATTTATCGAGAAGCCAAAAAACTCATCTGATAAATGGACTTTAA
- a CDS encoding phosphoenolpyruvate synthase — MQKNPESIVWFDQVSKEDIPVVGGKGANLGEMTAAKIPVPPGFIVTASAYFDFIQTSGLQPKIRKALENLDLEDSKALSTAAGIVKQLILDTSMPAELATKILKAYIDLGEGLVAVRSSATAEDLPEASFAGQQSTYLNIEGGDAVVKAVQKCWASLFEPRAVYYRAEQGFDHFQVGIAVPVQRMVQSVTSGVIFTIEPITHDNSKIVIEAIYGLGEGLVSGEITPDLFIMDKTGPTILSRRISHQNRRLVRNTGGVETSTEGANYWQAVPAGKQEQQKLSDDDVIKLAELAIHIEKHYGVPQDIEWAKENGDIYIVQSRPVTAIKETTEMEPEIKRPILLAGAAASPGLASGPVKIILDPTQIDRVYTGDILVAEMTTPDFVPAMKRAAAIVTNRGGRTSHAAIVSRELGIPCVVGTGEATTLLKDGQIITVDGAHGKVYNGKVTRRIQTASVISLVRDAIKTKTKVYVNLAQPELADLVAARNVDGVGLLRAEFIISAIGKHPNYMIETGRQEEFIQKLYEGILPFAKAFHPRPVVYRTTDFKTNEYRELEGGSKYEQAEENPMLGYRGASRYIRDIESFKMEIEAIKRVRKDYPNLWVMIPFVRTVEELKRTKEILEAEGLKRGPDFQLWMMTEIPANIFMIEKFIDAGIDGISIGSNDLTQLILGIDRDSEKLQETFDERNEAVMAALEIAVKAAKKKGITASICGQAPSVYPELTEKLVAWGITSVSVSPDMIGTTREIIAKAEAKLKL, encoded by the coding sequence ATGCAGAAAAATCCGGAATCGATTGTCTGGTTTGACCAGGTTTCCAAAGAGGACATTCCAGTCGTCGGTGGTAAAGGCGCCAACCTTGGTGAAATGACAGCCGCCAAAATCCCGGTCCCACCCGGATTCATCGTTACAGCTAGTGCGTATTTTGATTTTATTCAAACTTCCGGCCTGCAACCAAAGATCAGAAAAGCTCTTGAAAATCTGGACCTTGAAGACTCCAAAGCCCTGTCTACGGCTGCCGGAATAGTTAAGCAGCTTATCCTGGACACATCTATGCCAGCTGAGTTGGCAACCAAAATTCTAAAAGCGTACATTGATTTAGGCGAAGGTCTGGTAGCCGTACGGTCTTCAGCAACGGCAGAGGATCTGCCTGAAGCTTCTTTTGCCGGACAACAGAGCACTTATCTAAATATTGAAGGCGGAGACGCTGTTGTAAAGGCCGTCCAAAAATGTTGGGCTTCACTTTTTGAGCCGCGTGCTGTTTACTATCGCGCCGAACAGGGATTCGACCATTTCCAGGTTGGCATCGCCGTACCGGTTCAGCGTATGGTGCAATCGGTGACCTCAGGAGTCATTTTTACCATTGAGCCAATCACTCATGACAATTCCAAGATAGTTATTGAAGCTATCTACGGTCTGGGTGAGGGTCTGGTTTCAGGAGAAATAACACCCGATCTATTCATCATGGATAAAACTGGACCTACCATTTTGTCCCGCCGCATCAGTCATCAGAACCGCAGACTGGTGCGTAACACCGGTGGCGTTGAAACCAGCACTGAAGGCGCCAATTACTGGCAAGCTGTCCCCGCTGGCAAACAGGAACAGCAAAAACTTTCTGATGATGACGTTATCAAACTGGCCGAATTGGCTATCCACATTGAAAAACACTACGGTGTGCCACAGGACATCGAATGGGCAAAGGAAAACGGAGACATATATATAGTGCAATCCCGCCCGGTGACCGCCATCAAGGAAACCACCGAGATGGAACCGGAGATCAAACGTCCGATACTGCTGGCTGGGGCTGCTGCCTCCCCGGGCCTTGCCTCCGGTCCAGTTAAAATTATCCTTGATCCCACCCAGATAGACAGAGTATATACCGGTGATATTCTGGTCGCCGAAATGACCACCCCTGATTTTGTCCCCGCTATGAAACGCGCTGCCGCTATTGTCACCAACCGCGGCGGACGCACCTCCCATGCAGCCATAGTCAGCAGAGAACTGGGTATCCCCTGTGTCGTCGGTACTGGGGAAGCCACTACACTACTCAAGGACGGCCAGATAATCACCGTTGACGGGGCGCATGGCAAGGTTTATAACGGTAAAGTAACCCGGCGCATCCAAACCGCATCCGTCATTTCATTGGTACGTGATGCTATTAAGACTAAAACAAAAGTTTATGTCAACCTGGCTCAACCAGAGTTAGCAGACTTGGTGGCAGCCCGCAACGTTGATGGCGTCGGGTTGCTCCGTGCTGAATTCATCATCAGCGCCATAGGCAAACATCCCAACTATATGATTGAAACCGGACGCCAGGAAGAGTTCATCCAGAAACTTTATGAAGGCATACTGCCATTTGCCAAAGCTTTCCACCCCCGGCCAGTGGTTTACCGCACCACCGATTTTAAAACCAATGAATACCGTGAGCTTGAAGGCGGCAGCAAGTACGAACAAGCGGAAGAAAATCCTATGTTAGGCTACCGTGGCGCCTCCCGCTATATCCGCGATATTGAGAGCTTCAAGATGGAGATTGAAGCCATCAAGAGGGTACGCAAAGATTACCCCAATTTATGGGTGATGATACCTTTTGTCCGCACAGTAGAGGAGCTTAAGCGCACCAAGGAAATACTTGAGGCCGAAGGCCTAAAACGCGGCCCTGATTTCCAGTTGTGGATGATGACTGAAATACCAGCCAATATTTTCATGATCGAAAAGTTTATTGATGCGGGAATTGACGGTATCTCTATCGGCTCAAATGACTTAACGCAGCTTATTTTAGGTATTGACCGTGATTCTGAGAAGCTTCAGGAGACCTTTGACGAACGCAACGAAGCCGTGATGGCCGCTCTGGAAATTGCCGTCAAGGCAGCTAAAAAGAAAGGCATTACCGCCTCCATCTGTGGACAGGCTCCATCAGTTTATCCTGAATTGACCGAAAAGCTTGTCGCCTGGGGCATCACATCGGTCTCGGTCAGCCCTGATATGATTGGTACCACACGAGAAATTATCGCCAAGGCTGAGGCAAAATTAAAACTCTGA
- a CDS encoding deoxyguanosinetriphosphate triphosphohydrolase, with the protein MERHDYGVGFFGNMSRVVSLLINELPNIRISLEEREKQWLSPFATLSCESRGRAVTETPCNVRTCFQRDRDRIIHAKAFRRLKHKTQVFIAPSGDHYVTRLTHTLEVSQLARTIARALRLNEDLAEAISLGHDLGHTPFGHAGEEVLAELYPGGFRHNEQSLRVVDFLENNGRGLNLSWEVRDGILNHSKARAGILSDTTDRPSTPEGDICRLADALAYINHDIGDAVRAGMLKEEELPAQAVAILGNSHSQRIDTMVNDVILASWGMSGQASEQPAIIGMSQTVLEATNLLRDFLFEHVYCRHDADTEDARRIVRSLYSFLSQFPNRMPEEFMVADDLERGVVDYIAGMTDLYATKMALSFGLS; encoded by the coding sequence ATGGAACGTCATGATTATGGGGTGGGCTTTTTTGGCAACATGTCTCGTGTGGTGTCGCTCTTGATAAACGAATTACCAAATATCCGTATCTCCCTGGAAGAACGGGAGAAGCAGTGGTTATCCCCATTCGCCACACTATCCTGCGAAAGCCGGGGACGCGCTGTGACCGAGACGCCATGTAATGTTAGGACATGTTTCCAGCGTGACCGCGACCGCATCATCCATGCCAAGGCTTTCAGACGGCTGAAACATAAAACCCAGGTCTTCATAGCCCCCAGCGGTGACCATTATGTGACCCGCCTGACTCACACTCTTGAAGTGTCGCAACTGGCCCGTACCATTGCCCGGGCGCTACGCTTAAATGAAGATCTGGCCGAAGCCATCAGCCTCGGCCACGATCTGGGGCACACCCCCTTCGGCCATGCAGGTGAGGAGGTTCTGGCTGAGCTTTACCCCGGAGGTTTCAGGCACAATGAACAGAGTTTGAGGGTGGTCGATTTTTTGGAAAACAATGGCCGCGGCCTTAATTTAAGCTGGGAAGTTAGAGACGGCATTCTCAACCATTCCAAGGCCCGTGCCGGTATTTTGTCTGATACCACTGACCGGCCTTCCACACCAGAGGGAGACATCTGCCGTCTGGCAGACGCTTTAGCTTACATTAACCATGATATCGGAGATGCGGTACGGGCAGGAATGCTGAAAGAAGAAGAATTACCGGCACAAGCGGTGGCAATACTTGGTAATAGTCATTCTCAACGAATAGATACAATGGTGAATGATGTTATCCTGGCTTCCTGGGGCATGTCCGGGCAGGCATCAGAGCAGCCAGCGATTATCGGCATGAGCCAAACCGTGCTGGAAGCCACCAACCTTCTAAGGGATTTCCTCTTCGAACATGTGTATTGCCGGCATGATGCCGATACTGAAGATGCCCGCCGGATCGTCAGGAGTCTGTATAGCTTCTTATCTCAGTTCCCCAACCGAATGCCCGAAGAGTTCATGGTCGCTGACGACCTTGAACGAGGGGTTGTCGACTATATTGCCGGAATGACCGACCTGTATGCCACCAAAATGGCGTTGTCCTTTGGATTGAGTTAA